The genomic DNA GATAGTGTGGAAAACTGACCACATAACTGGGGTCTCGGAGCACAAGCGAACAAGACCAAGTGGTTCAGATAGATAATTATTTTGCCACTCAATCTGCGTCCATTGCTGGCTTAAAGGTTCTAGTAACCAGGCCAGAACTTCTTGCTGCTGCTGAATTCTGTACAAAGTTTACAAATGTTCAAGAGCAGAACCATCTGACAATACAAATACATGGTCAATTCATGCAAAAGAAGCATTACCCAGCAGCAGAAGCCATGACAAGAAACGCTTCACCTAAGAGATTGTGTTCACCACGAAGTAAAGAACCTTCACTTTTCATATACGCCATGGTGTCAGCTATACCCTACATAAAATACCACATGAAAAAGTCAATAAACAGAATGGTATTTTCGAAATCTAAAAGCATGGGTTCTCTTCAGTAGGGCATGCACTTGTTGACTAAACTCTTTTGTTTTCCCTCATAGAGACCCTCGTATATTTACAGATCACAACTTTAATTTGGGGAGcatttaaaaatcttatttctgaTATACATTATTCTTCTGGGAAGCAAGACTACATGCCAATGATGTGGATACAGATCTGTCAATTCTTGCAACAGTTAGGTTGATGTAGCCAAAGTATGCTATTCAAAATATTGGAGATTCTACGACTGTAATTGCTAATAAAAATTACTCTGAgtgatttaatttaattctacGTCTTTCTTACCAGTGGCATATACTATATGTGTGAAAGTTGTGTATACACAAGACACACCAGAAAATTCAAGGATGTATCAAAGAAACACGAGTCACCTTCATGTGAGGCAGAACACTTGTGTCAGCAGTTTTGGCGATACGAATAAACGATGTACAGATTTGCAGCCTTGCATACCGTGCACTACTTGTAGATGGATCCTGCTGAATAATAATATGAATTCAAAGATTCTCTAAAATACAATGAATAACAAaacgaaattaaataattgaaatCGACCTTAACAACAAAAGGGAGCGAGTTTAGGAgctcaaataatttattaatgaCACTGCCCACGGCATCCGGAAAATACTTCAAAAATGAACCCATTGCATCCAAGTAGTGCCCAAGTACTTCCACAAGAGCTGGCTCAGTCCATTTCAGAGAAAGAAGTTGCTGAAGCAAACCTTCAAGTCAAGAAACAAGTCATGATAAGAAACTCAGGATACAAAAATTCCAAAGCTCACATAAAGAAATGTTTAAAATAAACCTTCAAATATTCTGCATAGTCCAAGTTGAACTTCAGAATGACCCCCGGCAATTTCATTTGAACCATCGAAAATAGTGCTTACAACATTTTCTAAAGCCAACTGCATGCTTTCCATCACAGCTAAGTCCTGAAATTAGACAGAGGATGGAGATTTATAAGAACCATCACCGCAAGGCTTGCAAACAATACTGGAATGCTAGAAACTCAAAAGATAGCAAATTGAATTCTGAAAGTGCTTGTAACCAAACCTGAGCAGGCATTGGAGAAAGCAAGAGGCTTTTGATGATTGTCTCAATTCTTTCAGAAACTTTAGAACCGGCTATAAGAGGCTTGTATAAGGCAACCAACTTGATCAGTTCTAACTGCATTAAGAGCATTCATCAGGGAAGGAAACTTTTGAAAAATGCGGGCCAAGGAAGGTCAGGTGAACTATTTTCAAGACTTCTTCTAGTGTAAACCAGAACAAAGAGAAATTTCTTATATGATGCAAGACAGCAATAATGGTcaacaagaaatgaaatgaGCTAGATTTCAAGGTTACTTTAATGGATCCTCTAATCTGAATGGCAATTACTAACAAAGTCAAGGAATGTACCCATCCATGTATCTGTACatggaattaattatttaacaGAATCCTATTCCAGAGAACCTATACATGTCGTGCAAAATTTTATGCTTACTGAACTGAAGAAGCATGAGCTAACGTAGAAACAAAAATATCTAAGTTCTATGAACTACTTACCAACTTCGAACGATACTGGCCAAAAGTCCCCTTGTCCTCAACATCATCACTCCATAATTCCAACTGCCCCAAAGAAATTGTTGTTCCGTGAATTACTTTTTCTCTCTTGAGCATGTGTTGGAAAGATACATACAGAATTGCACTACATATTTCATCATTCAAAAAACTTAAGATTTTTCTCTTTTCAAAATCGACCGGATCAGAACCATCTCCAGCTGAGCGAGCAACAGCCTTTGGCTTTGACATCAAGTCTCTCATTAGCGCCTAAacatgcatataaacatgaaagACAATTAAACATGGTATGTAGCGTATGAAATAGTCTCAGTTACTGGTACATTACAGCAATGATTGGGAAATTATCTTCATACCAGCCAAAAGTTGAGAGATTGAATATGAAGAGCTAGCTTAAAATGTTGGAAAAACCCCAGCatctgaaaataaaaaagaataaaattagTCATATTCTATTTCAATAACCAATCACTTGTTGACAGAACCAAATGAACAAGCAGCAAAGAGTTGCATATAGCCCGATGTTCTAGTTACCTGTTGCAAATAAAGTGGTAGCACAGCTCTATCACCAGCAATACATTGCAAGTTTGTGGAACCCAAAGACACCATACTTTCACATATATATTCCACAAACTCAATATTGCTTTCATCAATTACCCCAGTACCGGAGCTAGATATGTACAAAAATTCTTTGGAGACATTCATCAATATTTGAAAGATATTACTGATTGCAGAATCAAATTCGGGAGCAGAGGTATCATCAATAGGTCTCTTCCTGCATGACATAAATCGGGATAACACAACTGTTACGGAAATGTCTTAAGAAGTGGAAAACGCATAAtttataactatatatatatattgaaaaagcAATTGACAATACTATATTTCGTACCTTTGGGAAACAAGTTTGAAAAACTCACAAGCATGAAGACGAAAGTCAGGTGAAGAAAGTAAGAAACCACATCtgtacagagagagagagagagagagaggagataagAAAGAGACACTTGCCAACAGCTTCAAATCAGAATCCACCAAAACTTCAAAGTAGGATACCATACCCATGAATTATACCAGATTTAGCAAGATCAGGCAATGGAGCCCATTCAGAATATGCACTAACAGCATTCAAAGTAGCTGTTACTGTTGCTGCATGTTGTTTTGCAAGGTCAAATTGTTGTTTTCCTGCTTCACTCAACGCAGCTCCAAAGTGCCTCTCTAGTAACtgcacattttaattcattagtACAACTCCATTGTATGCAACTTCTTCTATTTAAATTAAGGAGCCAGACATACAGTGTATAATAAAGGCAAAATTTCAGGTAAAGATTGGGTCAGCCCACGCAGCAATAGCCTTCTCCGATCTCCTGTATTAACCATTAAGAATCAGGATAAGGTATGCAGCAATCTAAATCCAGAGAACAAGCATCACGTGCATACACACACGCAATTCACAGGCAAGAGGAAAGAGTGCACAAGACACATTTCTGAATAAACCTTCCAAGTCTTCATTGTGAACAGTAATATCTTCAGGAAGCCACCTTAGCATCATGGAGACCAACTCAGCCTAATATCAATGAGGAGTAGAAAGTAAGGTGATAACctaaacatgttttgaatgaaagaGAGTGAACAAGGAGGAAAAATATTTACTTGAATAGGACCCTTGGAGGATAATGAAACCAAAGTTGGAAACAATTCTTGCCATAGATTTAGTCCTTCTCTTCTAACCATCTGCAACAGATTAAAACAGGTGAGTATTACAATGGAAAACTAACCATTGGCAGTTTCAATAGAGTCAAAAGAACTGATGTGTAAACCTCGGCAGTCAGGGCTGCTGTCTGACTTTTTAAAGCCCACTCCTCACTAGGACTTGCAATATCAGACATTAAATCAACTGTGATATTTGCAAAGTTTCTACGCTCTGTAGGGCTTAGTTCTTCCCACCGCAATCGGACCAAATGCTGCACAAAAATATGCATATTCTTGTTACACTAATAATACCACAGAACTTTACATGGTTATATAATTAGATGCTAAATGTTTCAGATAGAACTAGAAAGCGCAATCATACAGGGAGACAGAAACCTATTTTGGAAATTGTAACAAGAAGTTTACATCAATCAGGGTTTTGGCATTTTCAACAGAAATTGAGAATTATCAGGAAACTGCTTTTACATCTCAGATTGTAAAGcttcaaccttttcttttctagAAACTTTGTGCCGTTTGAACACTATGTTTGTACCCTGCCCTTCTTCCTTTATTATGATCCCAATAAGGTTGGGGAGCAAAACTTAAAATATGACATCAAGTGCAAAGTAATTTACATTGCCAGGAGCATTTGGATGTTAAGGGAAACCAGTCCCACGACCTCTTGATCATAGATCGTATTATCAAATCATCTCCAACAGTCCAACAAGACCActttaatagtaaaaaaaatatgatataaCCTCATTACATtattgaagaaaacaaaagaataaatgACGCGGTTATGTTATAGTTCCTAATAAAAGCtgcattttcaaatttcaaatttgaactCCCGACAATGGCCTTTGGATCAGACGAAAATACTAACATAGTTACAAATCAACAGAAATCTGTATAAAGAACATTCCTTATGATCATATACCTGTAACATCTTAAATGCATGCAACCGAATTTCGGAAGACCAATCCTTCTTCACTAGAAGAAACGCAGTGTTTGCCAAAATCCGCACATCTCCAGTCTTAATCTGCACAAATTGAACAGAAGGAATAATAAACAATGGAAGATGAGACAGCTGCTTAAACCAAGTAACAGATTGCATAACATCATAGCCTTTCAACACTTCAAAATACCAATTAACATACTGAAACTCCACCCGAAAACAACGAAATCATCCAATAAACTCcttcaaattgaaattttacgAATGCGATTAAAGAATTTACATTTCATACTTTTCATCCAATACCCATTTAACAAAAGCAACCAAACTACaaatttttagagagagaaagacaagTTATAGTTCTAATAAAGCACAGGTAAAGTTTCTAgtcagagaaaagagagagagagagagagtaccgaTTCGAGGAAAGCAACGGCTGCTTTGCGGGCGTCGGGAGTGGAGCTCCAGTCGAGAGCTACGGCAATGGCTTGGGCGACGCTGCTAGCGGCGGTGTTGCTGTTGCTGCTCTCTTCCATTGCTTTTGCCTTCTGGTTTCTATGGTATTCGCCCCCGAGAGTTTTTCTTGGTTTCTGCAGAGAGTAAGATGACGATCGTGGATTTTTCTGCAACCGAAAGAAAGAACCCACTGTGTGTGTGTGGAGGGgcgagagagggagggagagagggagggaggagagagagctACGGAAGTTTTACTGGCGGTTTTAGAGAGTGCTCAGTGCTGTTTAGTGGgggttttaatttaatttaatgatcTTTTGTCGTgtagtttttcttctttttttttccgttctttgctaaccaatttcaattaaattttttattttaatttgcttgcAGTTGAGGGTTAGATCAGTTGAAAAATCGTTAAATTTTTCGCTTGCCTCCATTTAAGTATGTATCTCGTGTCAACAGTGAATGCATTAGGGTTGAGTTACGTTAGATAAGTTAGACTAGTTTGTATATCCCtctgaattaaatttaaactcgTTTTCATTTTGTAAATTAGAATAATTTAAAATGTGTCGATTAAAAAAAGTTGGGTTTTGAGGCACTGCATTGTGttcatttattttactttttaggattgaaattttttaagatGTGTGATTTATCTAAAATAAAACACGTTTGTTGGGAAGATActaattttcaaatataaaaatgtaaattaaaagCATGACAAtagaatataataaaatatttgcCAGACGTGATACCATGATTGGTCCAATACCTTATaccatttctctttttatttaataaataaaaggcaAATATTTTGGAtcattcttttgaattttttgggcAAAGATTTTGTTAGTTCTTTATTTCTACTTTGCCTTTCTGTGGTTGCTTTAATGAAAGGTTCATTTCAGAGATTGTAATTCAAATCGtccaattttttattcaattcttAGGTTCGATAAATCCCTGAGTCCAACCACAAGTAGTCCAGTGAAAAAGTGCAAACAACAGCTCTTTAAAAATAGAATAGGAAGTCCTGGGTTCGGTGTTTCGTAAGCTATGAAGGGGTGGATTCCCAATTTGTCTCCTCCGAGCCTGAAAGAGATAGATGACCGTAGTTCGCCACCAGTTGTCCTCTTTTTAAGAAAGACAAAAAGATAAATGTTGAGTCCACAAGGGTGTGcatactaaaataaataaccGACGCATCATTTGATGAACAAAACTTGACGAAGAAGTTTGGCGTATAAACGCAACTCTTTACTAAATCATTTCACTACTCTAAGCATAAGTTTCCAACACCACACACTTGGAAAAAAAAGGAATCAAAAGATGAAGATGTACATAACAGAGGCAAGTTCTCTCACCAATCTCaccaacaaattgaaaaatgaacaaacaaaacaaaaatcccaTGTCTTGTAAGTATTGGGGCAAAAAAATAAGAGAGAAGCTAATTGggatttataaaattaaaaaaaaaattgtatttacCCCTGCATTTCTGTTGGAAAAATACACTGCTAGAAGCTGGAGATGATAAACTCACTTTTCCGGAAACTCTTTGTAACTAcgcttcctcatatgaactcgGTTTCAAGCCGCACTTCTCTTTCCCTTAACACGAGCATTGTCATGTTTCTCTCTAAGGTTTCCTGTATAGGATTTTGAAGTTTCTCGCCCATCGTGTCCAGTATGTTTCTTCCGTCTTGGACCACCGGCAGAAGCAGGGTCAACCAACGGACCTGACCAAGCCTGTAGTGATTCTTTAGGATAACTGAATGAGGTTGTACTGAAAGGGACATCAGGAGGAACAAGGGCAGGATCAAAATGATGTGAAGATCCCAAGGGGTAGCCAACTGCCCCATCCTGATGTGGTGGAGGAAACTTTTCGCTTTTGCTCTTTGCATTTGCATGCGTAATTAGGCGCCTTCTCTGTTTCAGAAGAAAACTGATGTGTTTAACATACTTATAAATCGAAACCTGAATCATATAACTAATGCCAAAGTCGGCCAAATGGTCATGTCATGTGTAAGAATATAGACACCAAGTGCATTAAATCGAAACTCATTTACATATGGCAAACCAAACAGGTTAATCTCATTGACATCTCAGCAGTATTCTTTTCATAAAGGTAGGCCGCTTCTATTTCATTTAATCTTTTTCAACGGATACATAATCTAGAAGCATATGCATGTTCTTGACTAGCGAAAGAAGGATGTTTATGCAAATGGAAGGGTCAAAGGTAAACGATGACACAATAATTGATAGAGGCAACTTATTGGACATACATCAATATTGGACTGAAGCTCCGCATTGGCTTCTGGAGCCGGCATACCACTCCTAGGAGCCCGTTCCCGTGTGCGTGTTTTCTTTGGACCATCAGCCTGGGATCTACCAGCAGCTCGTAGTCTGCACAACCACCAAAAATTGTGCTAGTCAGACTTCACACATTATAAAGATAAGTGTGTTTATGAAATTAATTTCGCTTATGGTGGTTGAGCATCAAACATTGCCCTGTTTCAGAGATGTCTTCAAGACAGGTAATATACCAAAATAAGTATTTTGCCAAAATAGTATACTAAGACGAACAACAGTAACAAATTAGCTACAAATGTTTCAAGACAGCAGAAATGCATGTTTGCGCTCGAGGGCTAACATGACAGAAAGAATCTGTGCGAGTGAGCGAGAGATGACTCAGGGAAAGTTTACATAGAAAACCAGAAAATGAGTAACTTTAGACAAATGAGGTGTCTTATTGACCTATTTTTAATCTTGTCCAAAGCTCCATATAATAAACAGATAAACTAATAAAACCCATCGGAGTATCAATATGATCACACGAGTTCATTATACTCTATCCTCAAAGGTCCAGGCTCTGACAACATGCATGATTTATGCTAAATAAGTAGTCTTTAACAGCAAGATATCAGAAGGTGAAAGAACAAAAAGTCAACAAGACACATACCTACGAGCTTCATCGTCCCGGCGTTTGGCGTCTATTTCTTTGGTTGGAGGATACTTCGGGAGGCTAGAAGGTTCACATGCATAAGGCTCTGACAGGAAAAACTGCAAATGAGGAAAGAAAGAGCAAATAGAGTATGTAAGCACATTTATCGAAGGAATCATAATAGATGCAAATAACCATCAATTAGCGCGCACATGATTTTCATCGTTGCAGGCATGGATCAACATATGGACCCAATTAGCATAACTAGAGTCTAAACTCTAAAGCGATGGTTAGGGACCGCACTATGAGATATGACTTGGGCCCCAATTCTAGGCAGGTAAGTGGGCGACAGTCTAAGGAACGCTTTAGTCTCATTAACCATTCCAGAGTGCAAAATATAAAATCAAAAGAAGAGATGCAGAAAGTAATTATCAGTGTTGAATCTAAATCCAACAAGTCTACTGTCAAGAAACCAAGATGTGTTCTGGTTGATTAAGCTGGTAGAGAGAACTAGAGTACATAGAAAGCAGCCATACAGTATCAAGATCctgaaattagaaaaaaatatcaTAGTATAAGAACTCACCACACTACTCAATGCAGCTGTGGCTGTCTGACGTTCTGCTGGATCAATTGCAAGAAGAGTTTCGATAAGGGGAAATGAAGTTGGGGGAAAATCTTTGAATGTCTCTCTTATGCATCTTCTGTAAGGCTCCCGAGGCCTAAATAGCGTTGCATTGGGCAACTTTGCTTTCCTCCAGTATTCATCTGAAGGTGAACCACATAATTTGTATATCTTATGTAGTTGCTCCACCTACGTGAGCAGCAAATATGTGAGATATGCTCTACAGTTATGTCAGAAGTTTAGTCAGTGAGAAACCCTAAAAATGTTATCATCTCAGCATTTTAAAACTAACAAACAATGAAACTGGATAAGGTTGTAGCTTCAAACATCTATTTTAACCAACTGAACACAAGAAACTCAATCTTATGAAAGTCAACTAGCTAGATGTGCGCATTGACCATTCCAATGCAATAGCTATAAATTACTTGGCGATATCTCCATTTTAAACATTAGTAGTTAAATGTCTTCCCACAAATTTAGTTTCTACAAGCAAGGATAAAAGCAAATGCAAAAAGAGAGTCATCAAGTTACCTCGGTACGACCAGGCATGATAGGCTTCCCAGCTAGTAACTCCGCTAAAATGCAACCTGCACTCCAGAGGTCCACGCCCACGCCGTAATCAGTAGCCCCAAGAAGGAGCTCGGGAGGTCGATACCATAGAGTAACCACCCGACTAGTCATTGGATGCTTATGGTTTGGATCAAAAAAAGAAGCCAATCCAAAGTCAGCAATTTTAAGTACTCCTCcattgtcaatcaaaagatTTGATCCTTTAATGTCACGGTGAAGCACACCACGGTTGTGACAGTGCTCAAGTCCAGATAGAAGTTGATGCATGTAACATTTTACCTGAAATTTGAATTGTGAGatgcatcaaatttcaaaacatCAGAAAAGTACCATaaccatttatatatttttaaaagtggcAAATGGAATTCAAAGATTAGCGAAATACTGGCTAACCTGTGGTTCTGTAAATTTAATTTCAGGGCTTGCAGCAAGCCCAGCTAGATCATGCTCCATGTATTCAAACACCAGGTACAAACTACATGACATTCTTGACGTAACCAGACCCTCCAACTTTACAACATTGACATGATCCAGTCTCTGCAAAATTAGAATTTCTCTAGCCATAAATCTCACGCTCTCAGGCTCCAAATTGTCAAATCTAACTTTCTTTAGGGCAACAATTTTCCCCGTCAACACATCTTTAGCTTTGTACACATTACTATACGTTCCTGACCCAATCTAACATCagggaaaagaaaatgaaagacaTCAAAATCATGCACAAAAAGAATACATAAACTAAGAGCAAAACATGAAGATAAAAGTGATAGGCATTGTTCAATTAATTGCAATTTATGGCCGCCTCATTTGTAATAGGCATTCCAAAGAAGAAAACTTTGAAGAATGCATCTCAAATGATCTGATTTATCACACTGTCCGTTCAGTTCATAACAATCGACCATAATTATGTTAATTTCGTAAAAACCATATTTGTCGCATCATTTTAGGAAAACAAGCAAAGGATCACAACATCAACTTTTCCatgaaaaaaaaaccatttccaTAAAAAGAAGAATGAAAACCTACCTTATCAATTTTCTCAAACGTGTCTGCTTTCCGTGGAATCCACCCATTGAGCGCCTCCCCACACGCCTCAGTGAGCCAGGGTGGCCAGCCAGCCGCCACTTGGGCGCCACGCGATTGCTTTGGTACATTACCTGACCTCGGGTTTGGCTTCGATCGCCTTCTCTCCCCCCTCGGAGGTTTCTCACCTCCATGGACATTCTCCTCCTTCTTGCCCTCTCCCCCACCAACATGAACCTCGGCGGTTTTACTATCTACCTTCGGCACCACAACATCATCTACCTTCCCAGTAGACTCTACACTCAAATCCCTCCTCTTCCCCTTCGACTCAGAATTGACTCCCGAAGACGCTTCTCTACTAATCACACAACCCATTCGTGAATCTAAGCCTCATCCAACAAGGTCAATGCAAAAAAAGCTCTTCCTTTACAACTTAACCACTACAAAATCAACCAATTTGCAACAATTAAAAACTACCCTCCAAAAATCCACACATAAACACTCAACAATCAGTCCACAACTAAAAATCATCACAAAACAACCACCAAAGATCAAATCTTTACCCTAAACCCCACGTGATTAGCACAACCCAGTAAGCAAAATCatctaaaaaacacaaaaaccaacAAAAGGGCAGCAAAATTCACAATTTTGGAACTGGGTTTCTTCAAGATTCAGCAGGAAGTAACAAAAAAAACTGATCTGGGTATTGAGAAAGTGAGTGAAAGAAAGAGATTTTCCCCAGAAAGTGATAGACTTGTTCTAAAGAAAAAAAGTGAgactggaaaaaagaaaatgggatttagagagagagagagagagagagagagagagagagagagagttaaagAACTTACTGTGAATTGAGTTGAATCTGTGATTGGTAAGATTGGTTAAGTgaggtttttgttttggaaTGGAGTTTGGTGTCCTTTCTGGGTGGCTCGGACAAGACGACGAATAAAAGGAGCAGCACAGGCTCAGCCTCAGCAGATCTCCCAAATTTTCGTCAAGTCAAAGCCGACAACTCTCTTTCTAATCTACCCTCTCtatatccctctctctctctctctctctctctctctccaaacaAAGAAAGCAAGGAATCGATTTATATTActaaatttctgggaaaatggaatttgttttttacttttggtttttattatattatatttctatttgatgaaattttatatattaatattgtgtgcgtttaattttgaaaaaaaaatacagtttATACCTAGAATAATGCTAGTTTTCCCActttttataatataaatgaaaTGATTCAGAATGGGAAAGCTGTCAACTTCTGAAAAATCTTAGGCCAAAATAGGGCTCATACAAGCGGACAAGCTCTAATTCAAcaagaatatataaacaaaatgtgaaaaaaacttatactgaaaaagaaaacacaaaattatCAAGAAATTTAATATTATCTAATTTTGatgcataaatataaaagaaaagcaaaacaaacttaaaaccCTATTTGTACCTTTTTCGGGCTATAATGCATAAATTActtctttagttgttttacaAAGTCTTTAAAGTTAGCTCAAGTGACGAGAAAATGTGTAGAAATTAAGTTAAAACATCGATCAttttcaatgaaacaaaaaaaaaaaaaaaaaaaaaggtaaatattTACTACcttcaagtttcgtggttttcaatatttagtacatgaaattttttttgtcccatagtcatacctaaagtgttaattttgagccaatctcatacatccgttagtctagcTGTTAAATCTCCCGTTAATTGATGATGTGGCACCtctgtggacaatgactgggcgccacgtgtcattaaagggtccatgtggaaattaaaaatttgaaaaaaaaaaaaatttggtattCTTCTTCCTCCCCGACATTCCCTTCCTCCCTTATCCTTCCATTCTCTCCTCAAAATGAGTCCCAGATCCCGCAACGAGTCTGAAGCTGAGAACCCAAATATGCACCAACCCACCAAACTCTTAGCTCCGATTCAACTCCCGCAAGGTGTGGATATATGCACCAACCCACCAAACCCCCCACAGAACCCAGATTCCGCAACCGCCGGACTCATTCGATTCAACTCTCAACTCCGACCTACCATCTTTGACTGATTAACGACCATGGTTCGGACCAATTGAAGAACCAAGAGTAGATGAACGTGAGCCATGGGTCGGTTCACCCAGTTGAAGATGTACCCACCACAGAGGGGGCTGGCCCAAACTCGCTCCGGGTACTAATGAAGGATCTTCCTAGCATGCCCGGCACCCTGGGCGGCCTCATCTTACACCTCGCCCAGTTTTTCTTCTCCGCCGCCACGCTCGCCGTCATGGCCACCACCTCTGACTTCCCCTCCGTCACCGCATTTTGGTGGGTAGCCACCACAACTGAAcccatgtctttttttttttttcagctttttttttgttaattcttTTAATTATGCTTAAATTTTAATCTGATAACAATTGGGGTTTTTTATGAGGGTTTGGTGGGTTGGTGCAGAGGAGAAAATGGAGGGATAAGGGAGGAAAGGAAGGTAGGGGATCTAGAGAGCTCAGATCGGGTGTGG from Pyrus communis chromosome 17, drPyrComm1.1, whole genome shotgun sequence includes the following:
- the LOC137722551 gene encoding protein HASTY 1-like isoform X1; this translates as MEESSNSNTAASSVAQAIAVALDWSSTPDARKAAVAFLESIKTGDVRILANTAFLLVKKDWSSEIRLHAFKMLQHLVRLRWEELSPTERRNFANITVDLMSDIASPSEEWALKSQTAALTAEMVRREGLNLWQELFPTLVSLSSKGPIQAELVSMMLRWLPEDITVHNEDLEGDRRRLLLRGLTQSLPEILPLLYTLLERHFGAALSEAGKQQFDLAKQHAATVTATLNAVSAYSEWAPLPDLAKSGIIHGCGFLLSSPDFRLHACEFFKLVSQRKRPIDDTSAPEFDSAISNIFQILMNVSKEFLYISSSGTGVIDESNIEFVEYICESMVSLGSTNLQCIAGDRAVLPLYLQQMLGFFQHFKLALHIQSLNFWLALMRDLMSKPKAVARSAGDGSDPVDFEKRKILSFLNDEICSAILYVSFQHMLKREKVIHGTTISLGQLELWSDDVEDKGTFGQYRSKLLELIKLVALYKPLIAGSKVSERIETIIKSLLLSPMPAQDLAVMESMQLALENVVSTIFDGSNEIAGGHSEVQLGLCRIFEGLLQQLLSLKWTEPALVEVLGHYLDAMGSFLKYFPDAVGSVINKLFELLNSLPFVVKQDPSTSSARYARLQICTSFIRIAKTADTSVLPHMKGIADTMAYMKSEGSLLRGEHNLLGEAFLVMASAAGIQQQQEVLAWLLEPLSQQWTQIEWQNNYLSEPLGLVRLCSETPVMWSVFHTITFFEKALKRSGTRKAQSNLQHNSTESSMPLHPMASHLSWMLPPLPKLFRVLHSLWSPSVFQILPGEIKAAMTMSDVEKFSLLGEGNPKLLKGTIAFANGSQISASKEGYVESNESDIRNWLKGIRDSGYNVLGLATTVGDSFYKCLDSQSVALALVENIHSMEFRHIRLLVHSVLIPLVKFCPVDLWEAWLERLLLPLFQHSQQALSCSWSGLLHEGRAKVPDAHAILAGSDLKVEVMEEKLLRDLTREICSLLSVIASPQLNTGLPSLEHSGHVHRVDVSSLKDLDAFASSSMVGFLLKHKGLALPALQICLEAFTWTDGEAMTKVSSFCSSLIGLAVSTNSVELLQFVSKDLFSAIIQGLALESNAFISADLIGHCRDIYIHLCERDPTPRQILLSLPCIKQHDLLAFEEALTKTSSPKEQKQHMKSLLVLATGNKLKALAVQKSVNVITNVSTRPRSTANTKETRADDGETVGLAAIL
- the LOC137722551 gene encoding protein HASTY 1-like isoform X2, producing MEESSNSNTAASSVAQAIAVALDWSSTPDARKAAVAFLESIKTGDVRILANTAFLLVKKDWSSEIRLHAFKMLQHLVRLRWEELSPTERRNFANITVDLMSDIASPSEEWALKSQTAALTAEMVRREGLNLWQELFPTLVSLSSKGPIQAELVSMMLRWLPEDITVHNEDLEGDRRRLLLRGLTQSLPEILPLLYTLLERHFGAALSEAGKQQFDLAKQHAATVTATLNAVSAYSEWAPLPDLAKSGIIHGCGFLLSSPDFRLHACEFFKLVSQRKRPIDDTSAPEFDSAISNIFQILMNVSKEFLYISSSGTGVIDESNIEFVEYICESMVSLGSTNLQCIAGDRAVLPLYLQQMLGFFQHFKLALHIQSLNFWLALMRDLMSKPKAVARSAGDGSDPVDFEKRKILSFLNDEICSAILYVSFQHMLKREKVIHGTTISLGQLELWSDDVEDKGTFGQYRSKLLELIKLVALYKPLIAGSKVSERIETIIKSLLLSPMPAQDLAVMESMQLALENVVSTIFDGSNEIAGGHSEVQLGLCRIFEGLLQQLLSLKWTEPALVEVLGHYLDAMGSFLKYFPDAVGSVINKLFELLNSLPFVVKDPSTSSARYARLQICTSFIRIAKTADTSVLPHMKGIADTMAYMKSEGSLLRGEHNLLGEAFLVMASAAGIQQQQEVLAWLLEPLSQQWTQIEWQNNYLSEPLGLVRLCSETPVMWSVFHTITFFEKALKRSGTRKAQSNLQHNSTESSMPLHPMASHLSWMLPPLPKLFRVLHSLWSPSVFQILPGEIKAAMTMSDVEKFSLLGEGNPKLLKGTIAFANGSQISASKEGYVESNESDIRNWLKGIRDSGYNVLGLATTVGDSFYKCLDSQSVALALVENIHSMEFRHIRLLVHSVLIPLVKFCPVDLWEAWLERLLLPLFQHSQQALSCSWSGLLHEGRAKVPDAHAILAGSDLKVEVMEEKLLRDLTREICSLLSVIASPQLNTGLPSLEHSGHVHRVDVSSLKDLDAFASSSMVGFLLKHKGLALPALQICLEAFTWTDGEAMTKVSSFCSSLIGLAVSTNSVELLQFVSKDLFSAIIQGLALESNAFISADLIGHCRDIYIHLCERDPTPRQILLSLPCIKQHDLLAFEEALTKTSSPKEQKQHMKSLLVLATGNKLKALAVQKSVNVITNVSTRPRSTANTKETRADDGETVGLAAIL